The following proteins come from a genomic window of Achromobacter deleyi:
- a CDS encoding fimbria/pilus periplasmic chaperone: protein MKTNLLAAPLLGALLAWPMTNQAAVNVDRTRVIMGANQKSVSVVLTNESGGKPYLAQSWIEDQDGKTSNDLLALPPLQRLDPGKKAQVRITQMNRAALDRLPQDRESLFYFVVREIPPEPEDKNASLLQLTTQSQLKLFLRPAGLGKDGEDVAPERSVQARAAAGTLTLKNPTPYHVTVIWLGLDRKQPLHGFDSPTMLAPFSERALKVDLPPGLRELMLGNVDDYGGLRMNRYRCEAGLCAFQERVKD, encoded by the coding sequence ATGAAAACCAACCTCCTGGCAGCCCCCCTTCTTGGCGCCCTGCTGGCGTGGCCCATGACGAACCAGGCGGCGGTCAACGTCGACCGCACCCGCGTCATCATGGGCGCCAACCAGAAATCGGTGTCCGTCGTGCTGACCAACGAAAGCGGCGGCAAGCCGTACCTGGCGCAGTCCTGGATCGAGGACCAGGACGGCAAGACCAGCAACGACCTGCTGGCGCTGCCGCCGCTGCAGCGCCTCGACCCCGGCAAGAAGGCGCAGGTGCGCATCACGCAGATGAACCGCGCCGCGCTCGACCGCCTGCCGCAGGACCGCGAGAGCCTGTTCTATTTCGTCGTGCGCGAAATCCCGCCGGAGCCGGAAGACAAGAACGCCAGCCTGCTGCAATTGACGACGCAGAGCCAGCTGAAGCTGTTCCTGCGGCCGGCCGGCCTGGGCAAGGATGGCGAGGACGTGGCGCCCGAACGCAGCGTGCAGGCGCGGGCCGCCGCCGGCACGCTGACGCTGAAGAACCCAACCCCGTATCACGTCACGGTGATCTGGCTGGGACTGGACCGCAAGCAGCCGCTGCACGGCTTCGACTCGCCGACGATGCTGGCGCCGTTTTCGGAGCGGGCGCTGAAGGTCGACCTGCCGCCCGGCCTGCGCGAGCTGATGCTGGGCAACGTCGACGATTACGGCGGGCTGCGCATGAACCGCTACCGCTGCGAGGCGGGGCTGTGCGCATTCCAGGAACGCGTCAAGGATTGA